GTTGATGTCGCGGAACATCTCGGTCCACTGATTCATGTTCTCGCAGCCCCCCAGCAGGAGGGCAAAACCCATGAGCACGGCTGCCAGACGGATTTTCATGCCACGACCCTATCAAATCGCGACGCCGCCGCACAACGCAGGCAGTGACCAGGTGGGAAATGCAGGCTAGAATCGGCCCGGGGGTATTGCCGGCCGAATCAAACGATGGCGCGGCCCATTCGAGGACGAAAAGACCATGACGATGAGCCGCAGGGAACGCGTACTCGCCGCCCTCAACCGCCAACAACCCGACCGGGTGCCGCTCGATCTTGGCGGCACCTATGCCTCCACGGTCTATTGGACGGCCTACGAAAAGCTCAAGCGCCACATGAAGCTGGACCACGAGACCGAGCTCGGCATGCGCCGGGCCCGCGTCGCCATTCCCGATGCCTCGATGCTCGACTATTTCGACGTCGATACCCGGCTGCTCTCGCTCAGCCCCTATGAAGGCGGCTACCAGCGCGACATCGACGAGGACAACTTCGTCGATGAATGGGGCGCCGTCTGGGGCAAGTCCGGCGACGGCCCCTACCTCAACGTCGGCGGCCCCTTCCAAAAGCCCGACGTCACGCTGGCGGACGTGGAAAACCACAACTGGCCCGATGCCGACAACCCCGGCCTCTACCGCGGTTTCCGCGAACGCGCCCAGGCGCTGCGCCAGGCCGGCGACCACGCCATCATCCTGAACATCAGATTGGGCGTGGTGCATGAGGCGCAGTTCGTGCGCGGCTATTCGGAATGGCTGGTCGATCTATACCGCCGTCCAGAGATCGCCAGCCGATTGATGGAGCTGGGCAGCGAATACTGTGCTCGCGTCGCCGAAAACGCCCTGGCCGAGGCCGGCGAGTTCATCGATATCGTGTTTTTCGGCGACGACATGTCGACCCAGCAATCGACCGTCTTCAGCCCCGACATCTATCGCCGGATGATCAAGCCTCACCAGGCCATGGTCATCGGCCGGGTGAAAAAGGCCGCCCCCGTGAAAGTCGTGTTCCACTGCTGCGGCGCCATCGCCGATTTGATCGACGACCTGGCCGAGATCGGCGTCGACGCCATCAACCCGGTGCAGGTGGCGGCCAAGGGCATGGACCCTGAACGCCTGAAGCGCGATTTCGGCGACAAGATGGCGTTCTGGGGCGGCGTCGACACCCAGCGCATCATGCCCCAGGGCGACGAAGACGAGGTGCGCGCCGCCACCCGCCACATCATCGATACCCTGGGCACCGGCGGCGGCCTGGTGCTGACGGCCGTCCACAACATCCAGCCCGACGTGCCGCCGGCCAACGTGCTGGCCATGTACGACGAGGCCCGGCGCTACGGCGGAGCGTAGTCAAAGGCGGATTCAAACGCCAAGAAAAGCGCGGACAGCCGCCGCCAGCTCGCCCGGCCCATGGCACAGCGCCGCCGGCCGGGCGGCGGCGAGTTCGTCGCTCTCGGCGAAGCCCCAGCTCGCGGCGATGCAGGGCAGCCCCACATCACGGGCGCCTTCGATGTCGTATTTGCGGTCACCGACCATGACGGAGCGTGAAAGGTCGGGGTCCTGCTCGGCGATGAGCTTGGCCAGGATGTCTTGTTTATGGCTGAGCGTGCCATCAAGGCTGGCCCCATAGAGCTCCACGAAATAGGGCCCGAGACCCTGCTCATTGATGATCGGCCGGGCGTAATCGAGCAGCTTGGAGGTGGCGACGAACATGCGGACGCCTGCTTTTTGTAGCTCCGCCAGGGCCTCCGGGATGCCGTCATAGACCCGGTTTTCGCGATAGCCCACACCGGCGTAACGCTGGCGATAGATAGCAACGCCAGCCTGGATCAGATCTTCGTCGTCGCTTTGCAGCAACTCGCCGAGCACCAGGTGGAGGGGCGGGCCGATGCAGTGATCGAGGGCGGCCTCGTCGGGCAGCGGCCGCTCCAGCTCGGCCAGCGCATGGCGCAGCGAGCGCACGATGCCCTCGCGCGAATCGGTCAGCGTGCCGTCGAGGTCGAAGATGGCGCAGGCGGTCATGCTTGATCCGCCAGCGCCAGGCGCAGCACCACGTCGGGCGGCGTATCCTCGGGCAGCGCAAAAAAGTCGCCGCTGACCGCGACGGCCTCGGCCAGCAGCGCGTGGTACTTGGCACGGGCGATTTCGATGGCCCCGAAGGTGCTCAGGTGTTCGGTCACGAACTGGGTGTCGAGCAGCCGGTAGCCGCCGTGTTTGAGGCGCGCCACCAGGTGGACCAGGGCGATCTTGCTGGCGTCGGCCCCGAGGCTGAACATGCTCTCGCCGAAAAAAGCGGCGCCCACGGCCAGGCCGTAGAGGCCGCCGATCAGCTCTTGGCCCTGCCAGACCTCGAGGCTGTGGGCGAAGCCGCGCCGGTGCAGGCTAGCGTAGAGCCGGATGATTTCGTCGTTGATCCAGGTGGTGCGCCGGCCCGGGGCGGGCTTGGCGCAGTTCTCGATGACAGCGGCGAAATCCCGATCGGCGGTGACCTGCAGACCGTCCTGGCGCAGCTTCCTCCCCAACCGCTTGGGCACGTGAAAGCTGGCCAGCGGGATGATGCCGCGCAGCTCGGGATCGACCCAAAAAAGCGTCGGGTCACGGCGCCCCTCGGCCATGGGAAAGATGCCCCGGGCGTAGGCTTGCAGCAGGATCTCCGGCGTCAGGTGGCTCATCAGGCTGCTCATCGCCGGGGTGGGTCGATGAAGGACTCCAACCAATGGATGTCGTAGCTGCCGTTGACGAAGTCGCCGTTCGTCACCAGCGCCTGGTGCAGCGGGATGGTGGTTTCCAGGCCGCCGATGACGTATTCCTCCAGCGCCCGCCTGAGCCGCATCAGGCATTCGTTGCGCGTCGAGCCGTGGACGATCAGCTTGGAGATCAGCGAATCATAGTGCGGCGGCACGGCGTAGCCTGAGTAAAGCCCCGAATCGACCCGCACGCCCAGGCCGCCGGGCGGGTGATAGTCGCTGATGCGGCCGGGCGCCGGCACGAAGGTCTGCGGGTTTTCGGCGTTGATGCGGCATTCGATGGCATGGCCGGAAAAGCTCACGTCGGACTGGGCGAAGTCGAGCGGCGAGCCGTGGGCGATGCGCAACTGGGCCCGCACGATGTCGATGCCGGTGATCATCTCGGTGATGGGATGCTCGACCTGCAGGCGCGTATTCATCTCGATGAAATAAAAGGCGCCGTCCTCGTAGAGGAATTCGATGGTGCCGGCGTTGAGGTAGCCGAGCTCGCCGACGGCGGCACAGACGGTGGCGCCCAGGCGGTCGCGGGCGTCGGCGTTGAGGGCCGGCGAGGGCGCCTCTTCGAGCACCTTCTGGTGGCGCCGCTGCAACGAGCAGTCGCGCTCGCCCAGATGAACGACGTTGCCGGCGGCGTCGGCCAGCACCTGCATCTCGATGTGGCGCGGGCGCTGCAACAGCTTTTCCAGGTAAAGCGCATCGTCGCCGAAGGAGGCCTTGGCTTCGGCCCGGGCCGTGGCCATGGCCTCGATGAGATCGCCCTCCGCCAAGGCCACCTTCATGCCCCGGCCGCCGCCCCCGGCCGAGGCCTTGACCAGCACCGGATAGCCGATCTCGCGGGCCAGGCGCTGGCCCTCGGCGTCGCTGCCCAGTGCGCCCTCCGAGCCCGGCACCACCGGCACGCCGTGATCGCGCATGGCTTTCTTGGCCGCGATCTTGTCGCCCATCAGGCGAATGTGGTCGGCCGTCGGGCCGATGAAGGTGATGCCATGGGCCGTTACGATCTCGGCGAAATGGGCGTTTTCCGAAAGAAACCCATAGCCCGGGTGGATGGCGTCGGCGTCGGTGATCTCGGCCGCCGAGATGACGGCCGGGATGTTGAGGTAGCTTTGGCTGGCCGCCGGCGGGCCGATGCAGACGGCCTCGTCGGCCAGGCGCACGTGCATGGCGTCGGCGTCGGCGGTGGAATGCACGGCCGCGGTCTTGATGCCCATCTCGCGGCAGGCCCGGTGGATGCGAAGCGCGACCTCTCCGCGGCAGGCGATCAGGACTTTCTCGAACATGATCTATTCGATGATCAACAGGATCTCGCCGTATTCCACCGGCGCGCCGTCGGAAAACAGGATTTGGCGAACCGTGCCGCCGCGCGGCGCCGGAATCGGGTTCATGGTCTTCATGGCCTCGATGATCAGTAGCGTCTGGCCTTCGCTGACGCTGTCGCCGATCTGGACGAAGGGATCGGCACCAGGTTCAGGCGCCACATAAGCGGTGCCAACGACGGGCGAGGTGACGGCTCCGGGATGGCTGGGCGGCTCGGCCGCCGCCGAGTCGTGGCCGAGCGCCATGCTGGGGGTTGGGGCGAAAGCGGCGACGGGGGCCGGTGAACGCCCCACGCGAACCCGAGTCTGGCCCTCGGCCCATTCGATCTCGGTCAGTCCAGTTTCTTCAAGTAAATCGGAAAGTTTCCGTATTAACTCTTTGTTCGGGCTTAATTTTTCAGGCATTGTTTTCCTTCTCAGCCGGCCTCTTCAAGGACCGTGGCCAGGGCCTCGAGAGCCAGGCCATAGCCCGCAATACCGAAACCGGCGATGACCCCGATGGCCGCCGGGCTGACGCGCGAGTGATGGCGGAAGGCCTCGCGGCTGTAGATGTTGGAGACGTGGATCTCGATCACCGGCAGCGCCACGCCTTGCAGCGCATCGGGGATGGCCACCGAGGTGTGGCTGAGGCCGCCGGCGTTGATGACGATGCCGGCGTGGCTCGAACGCGCCTCCTGGATCCAGTCGACGATTTCGCCCTCGTGATTGCTCTGACGGCAGTCTGCTTCCAGCCCCAGGCCGGCGGCCCGCTCAGCCGACAGCTTTTCGACATCGGCGAGCGTCGCCTGGCCGTAGATCTCCGGCTGGCGCGTGCCCAACAGATTAAGGTTGGGTCCGTTGATGACCATAACCTTGGTCGTCATCGCTTCCTGCCCGGCCTCGCCAATTCCCCTGCCGTTTATAGCATGGCCGCTGGATCTTGAAAGCAAGCCTTTGCCTACCAATTGTTCAGGCATAGACTAGGAACTCTCGGGACCTTTTGGGCAAGACAAAACGGGGGTTGGCGTGGCCATCAGCCTTTCCATCAACGGTGAACAGCGGCAATTTGCCGCCGTGCTTTCGATCCAGCAGCTGCTCGACGAATTGGGCCTCGATGCTCGCAAGGTGGCGCTCGAGCGCAATCTCGAGATCGTGCCCAAGTCGGCCTATCAGGGCACCCGGCTGGCCGAGGGCGACCGCATCGAGATCGTCCATTTCATTGGCGGGGGCGCCGCCGGCGGGGCCAGCGACAGCTTCACGGTGGCCGGCCGGAGCTTTTCCTCGCGGCTGCTGGTGGGCACCGGCAAGTACAAGGATTTCGAGGAAACGGCGGCGGCCATCAAGGCCTCGGGAGCCGAGATCGTCACCGTTGCCGTGCGCCGGGTCAACATCACCGACCCGAGCCAGCCCCTGCTGGTCGATTTCGTCGATCCCAAGAAGTACACCTATCTGCCCAACACCGCCGGCTGCTACAGCGCCGAGGAAGCGTTGCGCACGCTGCGCCTGGCCCGCGAGGCCGGTGGCTGGTCGCTGGTCAAGCTCGAGGTGCTGGGCGACCAGAAAACCCTCTATCCCGACATGGTCGAGACCCTGCAGGCCGCCGAGACGTTGATTGCCGAGGGTTTCCAGGTCATGGTCTACTGCACCGACGATCCCCTCATGGCCAAGCGCCTGGAAGACATCGGCTGCGCCGCCATCATGCCGTTGGCGGCGCCCATCGGCTCGGGCTTGGGCATCCAGAACCCCATCAACATCCGCCTCATCGTCGAGCAGTCCAGCGTGCCGGTGCTGGTCGATGCCGGCGTCGGCACGGCCTCGGACGCCACGGTGGCCATGGAACTGGGTTGCGACGGCGTGCTCATGAACACCGCCATCGCCGAGGCCCGGGACCCCATTGTCATGGCCCGGGCCATGAAACTGGCCATCGAAGCGGGAAGGCTCGCTTATCAGGCCGGACGCATGCCGAAAAAGAGCTACGCCGATCCCTCGTCGCCGCTGGCCGGGCTGATCTGAGGCCGGTGTGAGGTTTCGGGGTCGCTGGCTTGGCCGCCGCATCCCGCCCTGGCGACGCCGGGCCTATGTGCTGGCGACGCTGCTGGTGGTCTTGCCCTTGCTGGCCAGTGCCGCCCAGATGATGGCCAGCGGCCGGCCGCATTGGTCCAATGCCAGCCACGCCACGTCAGGCCAGGCGCCCGCTGCCGCGACCACGCCGGAAGCCGTGCTGCAGGTCTATGCCGCCCGCACCTGGGGCCTGCGCGGCGCGCTGGCCAGCCATTCCTGGATCACCAGCAAGCGCCGCGGCGCGGCTCACTACCGGCGCTATGAGGTCATCGGCTGGCGCGCCTTTCGCGGCCGGCCGCCGCTCAGGGTAAAGCGCGGCATCCCCGACGGCGAGTGGTTCTCCAACGTGCCGTTGAAGCTGGTCGACCTGCGCGGGCCCGGTGTCGAGGAACTCATCGACAAGGTCGAGACGGCGGTGCGCGACTATCCCCACGCCGCGGATTACAGCACCTGGCCCGGCCCCAACAGCAACACCTTCACCGCCTACATCGGCCGCCAAGTGCCCGAGCTCGGCCTCGACCTGCCGCCCACCGCCATCGGCAAGGACTACCTGCCCCATGGCGCGGTCTTCGGGCGGCCGCCCAGCGGGCGCGGTTTCCAGGTCTCGCTGTTTGGCGTTGCCGGCATCCTGGTGGGCCTGGAGGAGGGCATCGAAGTCAACCTCTTCGGCCTGGTCGTCGGCCTCGATTTCAATCCCCCGGCGCTTAAGCTTCCGGGCCTCGGGCGGCTGGGCTGGGACTGATTTGGCAATTCAAGTTCGATGCCATCCACCGCACCTCCCCCCCACCCTGGCCCGACCGGGTAGATGGGTAACAGTTTAGACCGCTGACATAGGTAACACTTTTCACCTCCCCCTTGATGGGGGAGGGCAGGGTGGGGTTTTTTTTGTGTCCTATGAATTGCCCTCGCGGGCCAGCTCGATCAAATCCCGCATCTGTTCGAACTTGATGAAGCCCGGCAGCACCTGGTCGCCGACGACGAAGCCGGGCGTGCCGTTGATGCCCAGTTCGCGGGCCAGGACATGGTTGCGCCGGATCAATGCCTCGACATCGGGCGAGGCCATGTCGCGGCGCAGCCGGCTGGTGTCGAAGCCGAGTTCGGCAGCGGTCTCCATGACGCGGCCTTCGTTGAGCGTGCCGCGCACGTTCATCAGGGCGTCGTGGAAGGCCTGGTAGCGTTCCGGTGCCTGGCGTCGCGAGGCGATGGCGGCGCGTGAGGCCAGCACCGATTCCGGACCCAGGATGGGGAACTCCTTGAACACCACGCGCAGCTTGGGATCGGCCTCGATCAGCTTGGCCAGCACCGGATGGAAGCGCTTGCAATAGCCGCAGCGGTAGTCGAAGAACTCGACCAGGGTGACGTCGCCCTCGGGGTTGCCGCCCACTGGGGCCTCGGGATCGCGGAAGATGGCTTCGGCGTTGGCCGCAATCTTGCCCTTGTTGCGTTGGCTTTCGGCGTCGCGCTCGCGGGCCTCGAGGCGTTTGACGGAATCCAAAATGACCTCGGGATGGGCCATCAAATAGTCGTGCACCAATTTTTCGATGGCCGCCTTCTGGGCCTTGTCGAAAATCTCCGCCGCCGGTGCCGCTGGTGCCGTCAACACCAGCGCCGCCGCCAGGGCCAAGCCACCTGCCGAGGTTCTCAACATCAACGCTTCTCCTTTGCCGCCCCTTAGCATACCAGCCTCACGGCGTTCCAAACCTTCACATTAATATTACCGAACCAGGGTTCGGGCCACGGCGGTTTGCCAGCCGGCGTAAAGTGCCTCGCGTTGGGCTTCGGGCATTGCCGGTTCGAACTGGCGCTGGCGCTGCCAGTGTTCGGCGATCACCTCGAGCGAGGGGTAGAAGCCGGTCGCCAGGCCGGCCAGGTAGGCCGCTCCCAAGGCGGTAGTCTCGCTGACCACCGGGCGTTCGACCGGGCGATCGAGAATGTCGGCCAGGAACTGCATCAACCAGTCGTTGGCCACCATGCCGCCGTCGACACGCAGGCTGCCGATCTGGGCGCCGTCGGCAGCCATGGCGTCGAGCAGGTCCCGGGTCTGGTAAGCCACCGCTTCCAGCGCCGCCCGTGCCACCTCGGCAGGACCTGAGTCGCGGCTCAGGCCGATGATGGCGCCGCGGGCCTGGGCCTGCCAGTAGGGGGCGCCGAGGCCGGTGAAGGCAGGCACCAGGTAAACGCCGCCGGTACTTTCGATGCTGGCTGCCAGGGCTTCGCTGTCAGCCGCCGTGGCGATCAGGCCGAGGCCGTCGCGCAGCCATTGCACGGTACTGCCGGCATTGAAGATGGAGCCTTCGAGGGCGTAGCTGACCTTGCCGCCGAGCCGCCAGGCGACGGTGCTGAGTAGGCGGTTTTGCGATGCCACGGCCTGGCTACCGGTATTGAGCACCACGAAACAGCCGGTGCCGTAGGTGCTTTTGATGGCGCCGGGCGCGAAGGCGGCCTGGCCGAAGGTGGCCGCCTGCTGGTCGCCGGCAATCCCAGTGACAGGCACAGAGTGGCCCAGGATATCACTATCAGTCGCGCCGAATTTTGCACTGGAATCAAACACTTGGGGCAAAATTTTCAGAGGAATGTTGAGGTGTTGCAATAATTCCTCGTCCCATTCCTGGCGATGGATGTCGAAGAGCATGGTGCGGGCGGCATTGCTGGCATCGGTGGCATGTTTGCTGCCACCAGTGAGGCGCCAGAGCAGAAAGCAATCGATGGTGCCGAAGGCCAGCTCGCCGCGCTCGGCGGCGGTCCGGATTTCGGCGCTCTGGTCCAGGAGCCAGGCCAGCTTGGTGGCCGAGAAGTAGGGATCGAGCAAAAGCCCGGTGCGCTCCTGTACCAACTGGCCCAGCCCATCACGTTCCAGTTCGGCGCAACGCGCCGCCGTGCGCCGGTCCTGCCAGACGATGGCGTTGTGCACCGGCCGGCCGCTGTGGCGTTCCCACAACAGCGTGGTTTCGCGCTGGTTGGTGATGCCGATGCTGTCGAGGCCGTCGATCCCGAGCTCCGCCACCACCTCGCGGGCGCAGTTGATGGTGTCGTGCCAGATGGCCTTGGGGTCGTGTTCGACCCAGCCGTCGTCGGGATAGATCTGGGCCAGCTCGCGCCCGGCGCTGGCCAGCGGCCGGCCGCCGGCATCGAAGGTCATGGCGCGGCTCGAGGTGGTGCCCTGGTCGAGGGCCAGGACATAGGACGGTGAGGCCATGTCGGGCGCTGTCTCCGCTGTTGCTAGCGTTTTCGCTTGCCGCCCCGGCGGCTCTCTCGGGCCACCTTGATGGCGCTGATGATGTCTTGTGCTCTGAGCCAGCCGGGCGAGTTTTGCGGCAGTTTCTTGGCCGCCCGTTCGGCCTGGAGCAAAGCCTCGACGGCGCGGCCCAGGCGAAAGGCGAATTCGGCGCTGGCCAGGGCCGAGAGGCCGAAGCGGCCCTCGCGGCCATAGGCCACGGCGAGCTGGCGCCAGATGCCGATCAGGTTGCTGTCCTGGCGTGCCGCCGTTTCGAGGTGGCCGATGGCGGCGGCCAGCAGGCTGGCATCCTGGCTGGCTATCTGGGACTGAGCCAGGCCCACCCGCAGCAGCGCCAGTTCGGGCCTGAGCCGCACGGCGGCTTGGTAGGGCACCAGCGATTCCTTGACGCGGCCGTGTTCGTAGAGGATCTGCCCTTTGAGTTCCTGGAAAAAGGCGTCGTCGGGGCGCTCGGCGAGTAGATGTTCGATCTCGACCAAGGCCTTTTGCAGCTGGCTGTCGTTATGATGGGCCGCCGCCCGGGCATAACGCGCGGCTACCGAGCGGTCGCTCGCGGGATAGCGCTTGAAGACCCGGGCCGGGCTCTCGATGAACCCTCTGAGCTTGGCCTGCAGGCGCTGGAAGGCCTCGATTTCCGCCGCCGAGGGCTTGGCATCGCGGTATTTCGAGGTTTCCGCCCGGCGCCGCAGCAGCTCGATGCGCTGGCGGTTGAGGGGGTGGCTCTGGGCGTAGGGGTCCTGACTTTGGCGTGATAGCAGCTCCTGCTCGCCCAGAATATCGAGAAAATCCAGCAGACCCTGCGGCGAGCGGCCGCTTTCGGCCAGCAGCGCCACGGCCGCCTGGTCGGCCGCCGATTCCTGGGTCCGGCTGTACTTCAGGAAGGTGCGACCGGCCATATGCTGGCCGCCGAGCAGAATGGCCGGGGCCGCCTGGGCACCACCCGGGGCGCCGCTGACCATCGCCGCCGCCCCCAACACCATGCCGATGATGGCCGGCACGCTGGCATTCTTCAGCGCCTCCTGGGTGCGGGCCAGGTGGCCGCCGGAAATGTGGCCGGTCTCATGGGCCAGTACGCCGATGAGCTGCTGCGGGCTGCCTGCCGCCAGCAACAGTCCGGTGTTGACGAAGATCTTCTGGCCGCCGGCCACGAAGGCATTGAGACCGCGGTCCTTGACGATGAGGACACGTACCGCGCTGGCGTCGAGACCGGCGGCGGTGAACAGTGGCGCGGCATATGTGCCGATGGTATGTTCCACCTCCGCATCTCGGATCAAGGCAATCCGCCGCGCCTGGGCCGTCGTGGCGGTAACGGCAAGGGCGCAGACCAGGACCCAGATTAACCACAGGTTTCGGGCCTGGCCTTGGCCCAGGAGCCGTATCACCGACGTTACGAGAATTACAGGAATGCGTTCGAGCAAGTCACGGCCTCCGATCGACCCGTGTCAACCTAAGGGCGGTGCCAGGCGCGGTCAACGCGGGGCTCTCAGGAGGTGCCCGTCGTCGGCCCTGGTGCCGACGCTGGTTGCGAGCTTGGGCCTGATGCTGGCGGCCTGCGTCAGCGAGCCGGAAAAACCGACCTCCGTGGAAGTCGGCGAGGTGGTGCAGGGCTTTGCCGGCGGTGTCGCCGCGGACGAGCCGCGCGCCGCCCTGGTGGCCCAGGAAGTGCTGGCCCGCCAAGGCACCGCGGCCGATGCCGCGGTGGCGCTCGGCTTTGCGCTCTCGGTAACTTATCCGGTGGCGGCCGGCCTGGGCGGTGGCGGCATGTGCGTGGTTCATGACGCCGCCACCGACAGCGTCGAAACCTTGGAGTTCCTGCCCCGCATGCCGATTGCCGGCGGCCTCGTGGCGGTGCCCGGTTTGGTACGCGGCTTGGCGGCGCTGCATTCCAGCTTTGGACGTATCGAATGGGGGCGGTTGGTGTCGCCGGCCGAGGCCCTGGCTCGGCGCGGTCATCCGGCGTCCCGGGCCCTGACCCGCCGGCTGGCCGCGGTGCGAGCCAAGATCGATAGCCATCCCGGCCTGGCCTCGCGCTTCGTCGACGCCGGCGGCCAGGCCTTGGAGGAAGGCCGCGACTTCGTGCAGGT
The sequence above is drawn from the Alphaproteobacteria bacterium genome and encodes:
- a CDS encoding uroporphyrinogen decarboxylase family protein translates to MTMSRRERVLAALNRQQPDRVPLDLGGTYASTVYWTAYEKLKRHMKLDHETELGMRRARVAIPDASMLDYFDVDTRLLSLSPYEGGYQRDIDEDNFVDEWGAVWGKSGDGPYLNVGGPFQKPDVTLADVENHNWPDADNPGLYRGFRERAQALRQAGDHAIILNIRLGVVHEAQFVRGYSEWLVDLYRRPEIASRLMELGSEYCARVAENALAEAGEFIDIVFFGDDMSTQQSTVFSPDIYRRMIKPHQAMVIGRVKKAAPVKVVFHCCGAIADLIDDLAEIGVDAINPVQVAAKGMDPERLKRDFGDKMAFWGGVDTQRIMPQGDEDEVRAATRHIIDTLGTGGGLVLTAVHNIQPDVPPANVLAMYDEARRYGGA
- a CDS encoding HAD hydrolase-like protein; the protein is MTACAIFDLDGTLTDSREGIVRSLRHALAELERPLPDEAALDHCIGPPLHLVLGELLQSDDEDLIQAGVAIYRQRYAGVGYRENRVYDGIPEALAELQKAGVRMFVATSKLLDYARPIINEQGLGPYFVELYGASLDGTLSHKQDILAKLIAEQDPDLSRSVMVGDRKYDIEGARDVGLPCIAASWGFAESDELAAARPAALCHGPGELAAAVRAFLGV
- the aat gene encoding leucyl/phenylalanyl-tRNA--protein transferase, producing MSSLMSHLTPEILLQAYARGIFPMAEGRRDPTLFWVDPELRGIIPLASFHVPKRLGRKLRQDGLQVTADRDFAAVIENCAKPAPGRRTTWINDEIIRLYASLHRRGFAHSLEVWQGQELIGGLYGLAVGAAFFGESMFSLGADASKIALVHLVARLKHGGYRLLDTQFVTEHLSTFGAIEIARAKYHALLAEAVAVSGDFFALPEDTPPDVVLRLALADQA
- the accC gene encoding acetyl-CoA carboxylase biotin carboxylase subunit, yielding MFEKVLIACRGEVALRIHRACREMGIKTAAVHSTADADAMHVRLADEAVCIGPPAASQSYLNIPAVISAAEITDADAIHPGYGFLSENAHFAEIVTAHGITFIGPTADHIRLMGDKIAAKKAMRDHGVPVVPGSEGALGSDAEGQRLAREIGYPVLVKASAGGGGRGMKVALAEGDLIEAMATARAEAKASFGDDALYLEKLLQRPRHIEMQVLADAAGNVVHLGERDCSLQRRHQKVLEEAPSPALNADARDRLGATVCAAVGELGYLNAGTIEFLYEDGAFYFIEMNTRLQVEHPITEMITGIDIVRAQLRIAHGSPLDFAQSDVSFSGHAIECRINAENPQTFVPAPGRISDYHPPGGLGVRVDSGLYSGYAVPPHYDSLISKLIVHGSTRNECLMRLRRALEEYVIGGLETTIPLHQALVTNGDFVNGSYDIHWLESFIDPPRR
- a CDS encoding acetyl-CoA carboxylase biotin carboxyl carrier protein subunit — encoded protein: MPEKLSPNKELIRKLSDLLEETGLTEIEWAEGQTRVRVGRSPAPVAAFAPTPSMALGHDSAAAEPPSHPGAVTSPVVGTAYVAPEPGADPFVQIGDSVSEGQTLLIIEAMKTMNPIPAPRGGTVRQILFSDGAPVEYGEILLIIE
- the aroQ gene encoding type II 3-dehydroquinate dehydratase is translated as MTTKVMVINGPNLNLLGTRQPEIYGQATLADVEKLSAERAAGLGLEADCRQSNHEGEIVDWIQEARSSHAGIVINAGGLSHTSVAIPDALQGVALPVIEIHVSNIYSREAFRHHSRVSPAAIGVIAGFGIAGYGLALEALATVLEEAG
- the thiS gene encoding sulfur carrier protein ThiS, which produces MSLSINGEQRQFAAVLSIQQLLDELGLDARKVALERNLEIVPKSAYQGTRLAEGDRIEIVHFIGGGAAGGASDSFTVAGRSFSSRLLVGTGKYKDFEETAAAIKASGAEIVTVAVRRVNITDPSQPLLVDFVDPKKYTYLPNTAGCYSAEEALRTLRLAREAGGWSLVKLEVLGDQKTLYPDMVETLQAAETLIAEGFQVMVYCTDDPLMAKRLEDIGCAAIMPLAAPIGSGLGIQNPINIRLIVEQSSVPVLVDAGVGTASDATVAMELGCDGVLMNTAIAEARDPIVMARAMKLAIEAGRLAYQAGRMPKKSYADPSSPLAGLI
- a CDS encoding DUF3750 domain-containing protein, with translation MRFRGRWLGRRIPPWRRRAYVLATLLVVLPLLASAAQMMASGRPHWSNASHATSGQAPAAATTPEAVLQVYAARTWGLRGALASHSWITSKRRGAAHYRRYEVIGWRAFRGRPPLRVKRGIPDGEWFSNVPLKLVDLRGPGVEELIDKVETAVRDYPHAADYSTWPGPNSNTFTAYIGRQVPELGLDLPPTAIGKDYLPHGAVFGRPPSGRGFQVSLFGVAGILVGLEEGIEVNLFGLVVGLDFNPPALKLPGLGRLGWD
- a CDS encoding DsbA family protein, whose translation is MLRTSAGGLALAAALVLTAPAAPAAEIFDKAQKAAIEKLVHDYLMAHPEVILDSVKRLEARERDAESQRNKGKIAANAEAIFRDPEAPVGGNPEGDVTLVEFFDYRCGYCKRFHPVLAKLIEADPKLRVVFKEFPILGPESVLASRAAIASRRQAPERYQAFHDALMNVRGTLNEGRVMETAAELGFDTSRLRRDMASPDVEALIRRNHVLARELGINGTPGFVVGDQVLPGFIKFEQMRDLIELAREGNS
- the glpK gene encoding glycerol kinase GlpK — protein: MASPSYVLALDQGTTSSRAMTFDAGGRPLASAGRELAQIYPDDGWVEHDPKAIWHDTINCAREVVAELGIDGLDSIGITNQRETTLLWERHSGRPVHNAIVWQDRRTAARCAELERDGLGQLVQERTGLLLDPYFSATKLAWLLDQSAEIRTAAERGELAFGTIDCFLLWRLTGGSKHATDASNAARTMLFDIHRQEWDEELLQHLNIPLKILPQVFDSSAKFGATDSDILGHSVPVTGIAGDQQAATFGQAAFAPGAIKSTYGTGCFVVLNTGSQAVASQNRLLSTVAWRLGGKVSYALEGSIFNAGSTVQWLRDGLGLIATAADSEALAASIESTGGVYLVPAFTGLGAPYWQAQARGAIIGLSRDSGPAEVARAALEAVAYQTRDLLDAMAADGAQIGSLRVDGGMVANDWLMQFLADILDRPVERPVVSETTALGAAYLAGLATGFYPSLEVIAEHWQRQRQFEPAMPEAQREALYAGWQTAVARTLVR
- a CDS encoding M48 family metalloprotease, with amino-acid sequence MEHTIGTYAAPLFTAAGLDASAVRVLIVKDRGLNAFVAGGQKIFVNTGLLLAAGSPQQLIGVLAHETGHISGGHLARTQEALKNASVPAIIGMVLGAAAMVSGAPGGAQAAPAILLGGQHMAGRTFLKYSRTQESAADQAAVALLAESGRSPQGLLDFLDILGEQELLSRQSQDPYAQSHPLNRQRIELLRRRAETSKYRDAKPSAAEIEAFQRLQAKLRGFIESPARVFKRYPASDRSVAARYARAAAHHNDSQLQKALVEIEHLLAERPDDAFFQELKGQILYEHGRVKESLVPYQAAVRLRPELALLRVGLAQSQIASQDASLLAAAIGHLETAARQDSNLIGIWRQLAVAYGREGRFGLSALASAEFAFRLGRAVEALLQAERAAKKLPQNSPGWLRAQDIISAIKVARESRRGGKRKR